One stretch of Malus domestica chromosome 14, GDT2T_hap1 DNA includes these proteins:
- the LOC103426468 gene encoding probable auxin efflux carrier component 1b yields the protein MISFTDLYHVLTAVVPLYVAMILAYGSVKWWKIFSPDQCSGINRFVALFAVPLLSFHFISTNNPYAMNYRFIAADTLQKVIVLLVLAVWSRTSARGSLEWSITLFSLSTLPNTLVMGIPLLKGMYGDASGSLMVQIVVLQCIIWYTLMLFLFEYRGARLLIGEQFPDTAGSIISFRVDSDIISLDGKEPLQTEAEVGEDGKLHVTVRKSTSSRSEIYSRRSHGPNSGVSLTPRPSNLTNAEIYSLQSSRNPTPRGSSFNHTDFYSMVNGKNMSNASPRQSNYGNVGFDEEARGVGGPRGAANVGSLGYPAPPSAGIFSPVTGPAAGAKKQPNGTDGGKDLHMFVWSSSASPVSEGGIHVFRGEYGNELAGVAALHKDYDEFGRDEFSFDNRPASNGADREGPVLSKLGSSSTSELHLKTANGGESKTTAMPPASVMTRLILIMVWRKLIRNPNTYSSLIGLTWSLVSYKWHIVMPAIVARSIAILSDAGLGMAMFSLGLFMALQPRMIACGNTVASFAMAVRFLTGPAVMAAASIAVGLRGVLLHIAIVQAALPQGIVPFVFAKEYNVHPDILSTGVIFGMLIALPITLVYYILLGL from the exons ATGATCAGTTTCACAGACCTGTACCACGTCCTCACCGCCGTTGTGCCGCTGTACGTGGCCATGATCTTAGCCTACGGCTCCGTGAAATGGTGGAAGATCTTCAGCCCCGACCAATGCTCCGGCATCAACCGCTTCGTCGCTCTGTTTGCAGTTCCTCTGCTCTCCTTCCACTTCATCTCCACCAACAACCCCTATGCCATGAACTACAGGTTCATAGCGGCTGACACGCTTCAGAAAGTCATCGTCCTGTTGGTCCTAGCCGTGTGGTCGAGAACCAGCGCCAGAGGCTCTCTCGAGTGGTCCATCACTCTTTTCTCCCTCTCCACTCTGCCCAACACTCTGGTCATGGGGATACCCCTTCTGAAGGGCATGTACGGTGACGCCTCCGGCAGCCTCATGGTCCAAATCGTCGTCCTCCAGTGTATCATTTGGTACACTCTTATGCTGTTCCTCTTCGAGTACAGGGGCGCTCGCCTCCTCATTGGTGAACAGTTCCCGGACACCGCCGGCTCCATCATTTCCTTCAGGGTCGATTCCGACATCATTTCCTTGGACGGAAAAGAGCCGTTGCAGACAGAGGCCGAGGTCGGAGAAGACGGGAAGCTCCATGTCACTGTCAGAAAATCGACGAGCTCTCGCTCCGAAATATACTCCAGAAGATCCCACGGACCCAACTCCGGCGTGTCCTTAACCCCAAGGCCTTCTAATCTCACCAATGCTGAGATTTACAGCCTTCAGTCTTCGCGAAACCCGACTCCCAGAGGCTCCAGCTTTAACCACACTGATTTCTACTCCATGGTGAACGGGAAAAACATGAGCAATGCGAGTCCGAGGCAGTCGAATTACGGGAATGTGGGGTTTGATGAGGAGGCTAGAGGAGTTGGGGGGCCCAGAGGAGCAGCAAATGTGGGGAGTTTGGGGTATCCGGCGCCTCCCAGTGCCGGGATATTCTCTCCGGTGACCGGACCCGCCGCTGGGGCAAAGAAGCAACCCAATGGCACCGATGGTGGCAAAGACCTACACATGTTTGTTTGGAGCTCAAGCGCTTCGCCTGTGTCGGAAGGAGGCATTCATGTTTTCAGAGGAGAATATGGCAATGAACTTGCTGGGGTTGCTGCTCTCCACAAAG ATTATGATGAGTTTGGCCGAGATGAGTTCAGCTTCGACAACAGACCGGCTTCAAACGGGGCTGATCGGGAAGGTCCGGTGCTTTCCAAGTTGGGTTCGAGCTCCACCTCTGAACTCCACCTCAAGACAGCTAATGGTGGTGAATCAAAGACCACAGCCATGCCGCCTGCTAGCGTTATGACCCGACTCATTCTTATTATGGTTTGGCGAAAACTGATTAGGAACCCAAACACTTACTCCAGCCTCATTGGCCTCACCTGGTCTCTGGTCTCCTACAA GTGGCACATTGTTATGCCTGCAATTGTAGCCCGTTCGATAGCCATTCTGTCTGATGCAGGTCTTGGAATGGCCATGTTTAGTCTTG GCTTGTTCATGGCTTTACAACCACGGATGATTGCTTGCGGAAATACAGTTGCTTCCTTTGCTATGGCAGTTCGATTCCTCACTGGGCCGGCTGTCATGGCAGCGGCCTCAATTGCTGTTGGACTGCGAGGTGTTTTGTTGCACATTGCCATTGTACAG GCAGCTCTTCCACAAGGGATTGTTCCGTTTGTCTTTGCCAAGGAATACAATGTTCATCCTGACATACTAAGCACCGG GGTTATCTTCGGAATGCTAATCGCTCTTCCGATCACATTGGTTTACTACATCTTGCTAGGGCTTTGA
- the LOC103416146 gene encoding uncharacterized protein gives MTNLAKLEYAALDITGKNYLTWVLDTKIHLEAGNLGDTIREESSSSSQNRAKAMIFIRRHLDKALKSKYLTVEDPLALWEALRSRYNHQTTVILPKARYEWSHLRIQDFKSVAEYNSALFRITSQMKLCGDTITDEILLEKTYSTFHANNVLLQQQYRVRGYTEYNQLISVLLVAEQNNELLMKNHNSRPTGSAPFLEVNATSLEVNATSSGGNYHKQGRGHKRGRWNRKSKNHGGQFHNQVQRHNSGPSFKNVNRHKGKANMTNAPRNSEGACHRCGGNGHWVRTCRTPKHLVELYKASLKKKGVETNFLDQAKPMDIPDPVFDLSRQFDATHLDVSDFIMERGNEVYRSD, from the coding sequence atgacgaACTTGGCTAAGCTTGAATatgctgccctggacattactgggaagaattaccttacttGGGTACttgataccaagatccatctggaagcagggaatcttggagataccatcaggGAAGAAAGCAGCTCATCTTCTCAAAATCGGGCGAAGGCTATGATCTTTATTCGCCGCCATCTTGATAAGGCACTAAAGAGTaagtacttaacggttgaagatccgttagctCTCTGGGAGGCCTTGCGAAGCAGATATaatcaccagacaacggtgattcttccaaaagcTCGCTATGAGTGGTCTCACCTGAGAATTCAGGATTTCAAATCAGTGGCGGAGTACAATTCTGCGTTGTTCAGgattacctctcagatgaagctcTGTGGGGATACCATTACTGATGAAATATTGCTGGAAAAGACTTACAGCACATTTCATGCCAATAACGTGCTCCTGCAGCAGCAGTATAGAGTGCGAGGCTacactgaatacaaccagctgatatctgtgctcctggtagctgaacagaacaatgagctcctgatgaaaaaccataattcccgacctactggatctGCACCATTCCTAGAAGTAAATGCTACTTCCCTCGAAGTGAACGCCACATCCTCTGGTGGTAATTATCATAAACAAGGACGTGGCCACAAACGAGGTCGATGGAATAGGAAAAGCAAGAACCATGGTGgtcagtttcacaaccaggttcaGAGGCATAATTCTGGCCCGAGCTTTAAGAATGTGAATCGTCACAAAGGCAAAGCTAACATGACCAATGCTCCCAGGAACTCTGAAGGAgcctgccataggtgtggtggcaatgggcatTGGGTGCGAACTtgtcgtaccccaaaacatctggtGGAGTTGTATAAAGCCTCCCTCAAGAAGAAGGGTGTCGAGACCAATTTTCTcgaccaggctaaaccaatggatatacctgatccagTGTTTGATTTATCAAGGCAATTTGACGCAACTCACCTAGATGTTTCAGACTTCATTATGGAAAGGGGGAATGAAGTATATCGGTCCGACTAA